A single window of Mycobacterium sp. ITM-2016-00318 DNA harbors:
- a CDS encoding glycosyltransferase family 4 protein: MKILMVSWEYPPVVIGGLGRHVYQLATALAAAGHEIVVLSRRPTNTDPSTHPSTDEVSEGVRIVAAAHDPHEFDFATDMMAWTLAMGHSMTRTGLAIKSEGTRPTPWRPDVVHAHDWLVAHPAIALAEFCDVPLVSTIHATEAGRHSGWVSGPISRQVHAVESWLVRESDALIACSRSMSDEITELFGPGLAEIRVIRNGIDAGLWPFARRRSRKGPAQLLYLGRLEYEKGVHDAIAALPRIRRTHPGTTLTVAGDGTQYEWLVEQARKHKVLKAVTFVGRVDHRGLVQLLHSADAAVLPSHYEPFGIVALEAAATGTPLITSNVGGLGEAVINGQTGISFPPRDIAALAAAVRAVLDDPQAAQEWAIAARERLTSDFDWHTVASETAQVYLTAKRGVRQPHPRRMIVEHALPDR, encoded by the coding sequence ATGAAGATCCTGATGGTGTCGTGGGAGTACCCGCCGGTGGTGATCGGCGGGCTCGGCCGCCACGTCTACCAACTGGCGACGGCGCTGGCCGCCGCGGGACACGAGATCGTCGTGCTCAGCCGCCGCCCGACGAACACCGACCCGAGCACCCATCCGTCGACCGACGAGGTCAGCGAAGGCGTGCGGATCGTCGCGGCCGCCCACGACCCACACGAGTTCGACTTCGCCACCGACATGATGGCGTGGACGCTGGCCATGGGTCATTCGATGACGCGCACCGGGCTGGCCATCAAGTCCGAGGGCACACGACCCACGCCGTGGCGGCCCGACGTCGTGCACGCGCACGACTGGCTGGTGGCCCATCCGGCCATCGCCCTCGCCGAATTCTGCGACGTGCCACTGGTTTCCACTATCCATGCCACCGAGGCAGGACGGCATTCCGGCTGGGTCTCGGGCCCGATCAGCCGACAGGTGCACGCCGTGGAGTCGTGGCTGGTGCGCGAATCCGACGCCCTCATCGCGTGTTCGAGGTCGATGAGCGACGAGATCACCGAGCTCTTCGGCCCCGGCCTTGCCGAGATCCGGGTCATCCGCAACGGAATCGACGCGGGCCTGTGGCCGTTCGCGCGGCGGCGGTCGCGCAAGGGACCGGCGCAGCTGCTTTACCTGGGCAGGCTCGAATACGAGAAGGGCGTCCACGACGCGATCGCGGCGCTGCCGCGGATCCGGCGCACCCACCCAGGCACCACGCTGACGGTCGCCGGTGACGGAACGCAGTACGAGTGGCTGGTCGAGCAGGCCCGAAAGCACAAGGTGCTCAAGGCTGTGACGTTCGTCGGACGAGTCGATCACCGGGGACTCGTACAGTTGCTGCACAGCGCCGACGCGGCCGTGCTACCGAGTCATTACGAACCATTCGGCATCGTGGCCCTGGAAGCAGCGGCCACGGGCACGCCACTGATCACCTCGAACGTCGGCGGTCTCGGGGAGGCTGTCATCAACGGCCAGACCGGAATTTCGTTCCCTCCGCGCGATATCGCGGCGCTGGCGGCGGCGGTTCGTGCGGTGCTCGACGACCCGCAGGCCGCGCAGGAATGGGCGATCGCCGCACGCGAGCGGTTGACGTCGGACTTCGACTGGCACACCGTCGCAAGCGAAACCGCGCAGGTCTACCTCACCGCCAAACGCGGCGTGCGACAACCACATCCGCGTCGCATGATCGTCGAGCACGCACTCCCCGACCGCTGA
- a CDS encoding glycoside hydrolase family 57 protein, whose product MTGSTPRSVHSGPPERVPGLFTLVLHTHLPWLAHHGRWPVGEEWLYQSWSAAYLPLMRVLRKLADEDRRHLLTLGMTPVVTAQLDDPYSLTGMHHWLANWRLRAKEATTLPEPLRQFGIREVAEADRELDEFTTLWRHGASPLLRELIDGETIELLGGPLSHPFQPLLNPRLREFALREGLADAHQRLAHTPTGIWAPECAYAPGMEIDYAAAGVGHFMVDGPSLHGDTALGRPVGQSDVVAFGRDLQVSYRVWSPKSGYPGHAAYRDFHTYDHVTGLKPARVTGRNVPSDAKAPYDPERADRTVDGHVADFVDVVRRRLVSESERIGRPAHVIAAFDTELFGHWWYEGPVWLERVLRELPAAGIRIGTLSDAVADGFTGSPVELPPSSWGSGKDWSVWSGEQVADLVQLNNEVVDTALSTVDKAFEQNASVGAPVARDVVADQILRETLLTVSSDWPFMISKDSAADYARYRAHLHAHAAREIAAALATGRREQAERLSAGWNRADGLFGALDARRLPHA is encoded by the coding sequence ATGACCGGGTCAACTCCCCGGTCTGTTCACTCCGGCCCGCCAGAGCGGGTGCCAGGGCTATTCACCCTCGTGCTGCACACCCATCTGCCGTGGCTGGCCCATCACGGGCGCTGGCCAGTCGGCGAAGAATGGCTCTACCAGTCGTGGTCGGCGGCCTACCTGCCGTTGATGCGCGTGCTGCGCAAGCTCGCCGACGAGGACCGCCGTCACCTGCTGACGCTCGGCATGACCCCGGTGGTCACCGCGCAGCTCGACGATCCGTACAGCCTGACGGGCATGCATCACTGGCTGGCCAACTGGCGGTTACGCGCCAAAGAGGCGACAACCTTACCGGAACCGTTGCGGCAGTTCGGTATTCGCGAGGTCGCCGAGGCCGATCGCGAGCTCGACGAGTTCACCACGCTGTGGCGGCATGGCGCCAGCCCGCTGCTGCGCGAGCTGATCGACGGAGAAACCATCGAGCTGCTCGGTGGCCCGCTGTCGCACCCGTTCCAGCCGCTGCTGAACCCGCGGTTGCGCGAGTTCGCGCTGCGCGAAGGTCTGGCCGACGCCCACCAACGCCTGGCTCACACTCCGACGGGCATCTGGGCGCCGGAATGCGCATACGCGCCGGGAATGGAAATCGATTACGCGGCAGCCGGTGTCGGACACTTCATGGTCGACGGCCCGTCCCTGCACGGCGATACGGCGTTGGGACGGCCGGTCGGCCAGTCCGACGTCGTCGCGTTCGGCCGTGATCTCCAGGTCAGCTACCGGGTGTGGTCGCCGAAGTCCGGTTATCCGGGGCATGCGGCGTACCGCGATTTCCACACCTACGATCACGTCACCGGTCTCAAACCGGCTCGCGTCACGGGTCGCAACGTCCCTTCGGATGCCAAGGCGCCCTACGATCCCGAACGCGCCGACCGTACCGTCGACGGACACGTCGCCGACTTCGTCGACGTGGTGCGCCGACGGCTCGTCAGCGAAAGCGAGCGGATCGGCAGGCCGGCACATGTGATCGCCGCATTCGACACCGAACTCTTCGGCCATTGGTGGTATGAGGGTCCGGTGTGGCTCGAACGGGTATTGCGTGAACTTCCTGCCGCAGGCATCCGCATCGGCACGCTGTCCGACGCCGTCGCCGACGGCTTCACCGGCAGCCCCGTCGAATTGCCGCCCAGCTCTTGGGGTTCGGGCAAGGACTGGTCGGTCTGGTCCGGCGAGCAGGTGGCCGACCTGGTGCAGCTGAACAACGAAGTGGTCGACACAGCGCTCAGCACGGTGGACAAGGCGTTCGAACAGAACGCCTCGGTGGGTGCTCCAGTCGCGCGCGACGTGGTCGCGGATCAGATCCTGCGGGAGACACTGCTGACGGTCTCCAGCGACTGGCCGTTCATGATCAGCAAGGACTCCGCGGCCGACTACGCCCGCTACCGCGCACATCTGCACGCGCACGCCGCCCGCGAGATCGCAGCCGCGCTCGCGACCGGTCGCCGCGAGCAGGCCGAGAGGCTGTCGGCGGGCTGGAACCGCGCGGACGGTCTGTTCGGCGCTCTCGACGCGCGAAGGCTTCCCCACGCATGA
- a CDS encoding bifunctional 2-polyprenyl-6-hydroxyphenol methylase/3-demethylubiquinol 3-O-methyltransferase UbiG, whose translation MSSFVTHGPAGPEGALPLTGERTVPGLAEENYWFRRHEVVYQRLRDRCAGRDVLEAGCGEGYGADLIADVARQVIGLDYDEATVAHVRARYPRVDMRHGNLAQLPLPDGSVDVVVNFQVIEHLWDQPQFVAECLRVLRPAGLLLMSTPNRVTFSPGRETPLNPFHTRELNAGELTELLETAGFALDAMQGVFHGRALVEMDAKHGGSIIEAQVARALADAPWPEELLADVASVSADDFDLTDAADRDIDESLDLVAIAVRP comes from the coding sequence ATGAGCTCATTTGTTACCCACGGTCCGGCCGGGCCGGAGGGCGCCCTGCCGCTGACCGGGGAGCGCACAGTTCCCGGGCTGGCCGAGGAGAACTACTGGTTCCGCCGCCACGAGGTGGTCTACCAGCGCTTACGCGACCGGTGCGCCGGCCGTGACGTACTCGAGGCCGGGTGCGGCGAAGGGTACGGCGCCGACCTGATCGCCGATGTGGCACGGCAGGTGATCGGGTTGGACTACGACGAGGCCACCGTCGCGCACGTGCGGGCCCGCTACCCACGGGTGGACATGCGCCACGGCAATCTGGCGCAACTCCCGCTGCCCGACGGCTCGGTTGACGTGGTGGTGAACTTCCAGGTCATCGAGCATCTGTGGGATCAGCCACAGTTTGTCGCCGAATGCCTGCGGGTGCTGCGGCCAGCGGGCCTGCTGCTGATGTCGACGCCAAACCGCGTCACGTTCTCCCCCGGTCGCGAGACACCGCTCAACCCCTTTCACACGCGCGAGCTCAACGCAGGCGAACTGACCGAGCTGCTCGAGACTGCGGGCTTCGCGCTCGATGCCATGCAGGGTGTCTTCCACGGCCGGGCACTGGTGGAGATGGACGCCAAGCACGGCGGCTCGATCATCGAGGCACAGGTCGCTCGCGCACTCGCCGATGCGCCGTGGCCCGAAGAGCTGCTGGCCGACGTCGCCTCCGTCAGCGCCGACGACTTCGACCTGACCGACGCGGCCGACCGCGATATCGACGAAAGCCTTGACCTGGTAGCAATCGCGGTGCGGCCATGA
- a CDS encoding electron transfer flavoprotein subunit beta/FixA family protein has translation MTNIVVLIKQVPDTWSERKLTDGDYTLDREAADAVLDEINERAVEEALLIKEKQGGDSTVTVLTAGPQRATEAIRKALSMGADKAVHLLDEGLHGSDMVQTGWALARALGTIEGTELVIAGNEATDGTGGAVPAIIAEYLGLPQLTHLRKVTVEDGKVTGERETDDGVFTLEASLPAVVSVTEKINEPRFPSFKGIMAAKKKEVTTLTLGEIGVEGDEVGLANAGTKVLSSTPKPPKTAGEKVTDEGDGGSKVAEYLVAQKII, from the coding sequence ATGACGAACATCGTGGTCCTGATCAAGCAGGTCCCTGACACGTGGTCGGAGCGAAAGCTGACCGACGGCGACTACACCCTTGACCGCGAGGCTGCCGACGCCGTGCTCGACGAGATCAACGAGCGCGCGGTCGAAGAGGCGCTGCTGATCAAGGAGAAGCAAGGCGGCGACTCGACGGTCACCGTACTGACCGCCGGTCCTCAGCGCGCCACCGAGGCGATCCGCAAGGCGCTGTCGATGGGCGCCGACAAGGCCGTGCACCTGCTCGACGAGGGACTGCACGGCTCGGACATGGTCCAGACCGGGTGGGCACTGGCGCGCGCGCTTGGCACCATCGAGGGCACCGAGCTCGTGATCGCGGGCAACGAGGCCACCGACGGTACCGGCGGCGCAGTACCCGCGATCATCGCTGAGTACCTCGGCCTGCCGCAGCTGACGCACCTGCGCAAGGTCACCGTCGAAGACGGCAAGGTCACCGGCGAGCGGGAGACCGACGACGGCGTGTTCACCCTCGAGGCGTCACTGCCCGCGGTCGTGAGCGTCACCGAGAAGATCAACGAGCCGCGCTTCCCGTCGTTCAAGGGCATCATGGCCGCCAAGAAGAAGGAAGTCACCACCCTCACCCTCGGCGAGATCGGGGTCGAGGGGGACGAGGTCGGCCTGGCGAACGCGGGAACAAAGGTTTTGTCGTCGACCCCCAAGCCGCCGAAGACGGCAGGCGAGAAGGTCACCGACGAGGGTGACGGCGGCAGCAAGGTCGCCGAGTACCTCGTGGCTCAAAAAATCATCTAA
- a CDS encoding electron transfer flavoprotein subunit alpha/FixB family protein, giving the protein MAEVLVLVEHAEGAIKKVTSELITAARVVGEPSAVVVGKPGTADPLVDGLKAAGAAKIYVAESDEAESYLITPYVDVLASLVESASPAAVLLSSSADGKEIAGRLAARIGSGVLSDVIDVKEGAKGIHSIFGGAFTVEAEATGDVPVITVRAGAVDAAPSDGAGEVVKVEVPAQAENATKITKREPAVAGDRPELTEATVVVSGGRGVGSEENFKVVEELADSLGGAVGASRAAVDSGYYPGQFQVGQTGKTVSPQLYIALGISGAIQHRAGMQTSKTIIAVNKDEEAPIFEIADLGIVGDLFKVAPQLTEAVKARKG; this is encoded by the coding sequence ATGGCTGAAGTACTTGTGCTCGTCGAGCACGCCGAAGGTGCCATCAAGAAGGTCACCTCAGAACTCATCACCGCCGCCCGCGTCGTGGGCGAGCCGTCGGCCGTCGTGGTCGGCAAGCCCGGCACCGCCGATCCACTGGTCGACGGACTGAAGGCCGCAGGCGCGGCCAAGATCTACGTCGCCGAGTCCGATGAGGCGGAAAGCTACCTCATCACGCCGTACGTGGACGTGCTGGCGTCGCTGGTGGAGTCGGCCTCCCCGGCGGCCGTGCTGCTGTCGTCCAGCGCCGACGGCAAGGAGATCGCGGGCCGGCTGGCCGCCCGGATCGGCTCCGGAGTGCTCAGCGACGTCATCGACGTCAAGGAGGGCGCCAAGGGCATTCACTCCATCTTCGGCGGTGCGTTCACCGTCGAGGCGGAGGCCACCGGTGACGTTCCGGTCATCACCGTACGTGCCGGTGCCGTCGATGCCGCGCCGTCCGACGGCGCGGGTGAAGTCGTCAAGGTCGAGGTGCCCGCTCAGGCAGAGAACGCCACGAAGATCACCAAGCGCGAGCCCGCTGTCGCGGGCGATCGCCCCGAGCTCACCGAGGCCACCGTCGTGGTGTCGGGCGGCCGCGGCGTCGGCAGCGAGGAGAACTTCAAGGTGGTCGAGGAGTTGGCCGACTCGCTCGGCGGCGCCGTCGGTGCGTCGCGTGCCGCGGTGGACTCGGGCTACTACCCGGGCCAATTCCAGGTGGGCCAGACCGGCAAGACCGTGTCGCCGCAGCTGTACATCGCCCTCGGCATCTCCGGCGCCATCCAGCACCGCGCGGGTATGCAGACGTCCAAGACGATCATCGCGGTCAACAAGGATGAAGAGGCGCCGATCTTCGAGATCGCCGACCTCGGCATCGTCGGCGACCTGTTCAAGGTCGCCCCGCAGCTGACTGAGGCGGTCAAGGCCCGCAAGGGTTAA
- a CDS encoding GNAT family N-acetyltransferase, whose translation MSTASVLIAADQPSGPTTSPSAPRYTLLLSTDPALIEAAQRLRHDVFTSEPGFALTGAIDGRDADRFDEFCDHLLVREDNTGELVGCYRMLPPPAAIAAGGLYAATEFDVTGLDRLRPSLVEMGRAVVRDDHRNGGVVLLMWAGILAYLDRCGYDYVTGCVSVPVADSDSAPGSQIRGVRDFVLRRHAAPAAYTVYPYRPVIVDGQGLDDVDPPARVSVPPLMRGYLRLGAQVCGAPAHDPDFGVGDFPALLDKRRADVRYLKRLRSVGAASDMADGMER comes from the coding sequence GTGAGCACCGCTTCAGTTCTGATAGCCGCCGACCAACCGAGCGGTCCGACCACCTCGCCGTCGGCGCCGCGTTACACCCTGCTGCTGTCCACCGACCCCGCTCTCATCGAAGCCGCGCAGCGACTCCGTCATGACGTTTTCACCTCCGAGCCCGGATTCGCGCTCACAGGCGCGATCGACGGTCGCGATGCCGACCGTTTCGACGAGTTCTGCGATCACCTGCTGGTCCGCGAGGACAACACCGGCGAGCTCGTCGGCTGCTACCGGATGTTGCCGCCGCCGGCAGCCATCGCGGCAGGAGGGCTCTACGCCGCAACCGAATTCGATGTCACCGGCCTTGACCGGCTGCGTCCGTCTCTGGTGGAGATGGGCCGTGCCGTGGTTCGCGACGATCACCGCAACGGCGGTGTCGTGCTGCTCATGTGGGCGGGCATCCTGGCCTACCTGGACCGGTGCGGGTACGACTACGTCACAGGTTGCGTCTCGGTGCCGGTTGCCGATTCCGATTCGGCGCCGGGCAGCCAGATTCGCGGTGTGCGGGACTTCGTCCTGCGCAGGCATGCCGCACCCGCGGCATACACCGTGTACCCGTATCGTCCGGTGATCGTCGACGGACAGGGCCTCGACGACGTCGATCCGCCCGCGCGGGTCTCGGTCCCGCCACTGATGCGCGGATATCTGCGCCTCGGCGCCCAGGTGTGCGGTGCACCCGCCCACGACCCGGACTTCGGCGTCGGTGACTTCCCGGCGCTGCTGGACAAACGCAGGGCCGACGTCAGATATCTGAAACGGCTGAGGTCAGTCGGGGCGGCGAGCGACATGGCAGACGGGATGGAAAGGTGA
- a CDS encoding 1-acyl-sn-glycerol-3-phosphate acyltransferase — translation MTDTADAASVDSPWVPRATCDASCVAAGAAPAGRPVVVAVRVAVRVTFAMILLSAVPLLAIPMPGRSHVQRGYCTMMLRALGVRITVSGGPIRNLRGVLVVSGHVSWVDIFAIGAVMPGSFVAKAEMISWPGLGVAARLMKVIPIERASLRRLPEVVEMIAARLHAGQTVVAFPEGTTWCGLAYGRFRPAMFQAAVDAGRPVQPLRLRYQHRDGTPSTVAAYVGDDTLIASIRRLVTAHRTIVGVQVESLQLPGTDRRDLAARCEEAVRGDLGRRAHGHALVA, via the coding sequence GTGACCGACACCGCTGACGCGGCGAGTGTCGACAGTCCCTGGGTGCCGCGGGCGACGTGTGACGCGTCGTGTGTCGCCGCAGGGGCGGCTCCTGCCGGGCGACCGGTCGTGGTGGCGGTGCGCGTCGCGGTGCGGGTCACTTTCGCCATGATCCTGTTGTCGGCCGTTCCGCTGCTGGCGATCCCGATGCCGGGCCGCTCGCACGTTCAACGCGGCTACTGCACGATGATGCTGCGCGCGTTGGGTGTGCGAATCACGGTGTCCGGCGGTCCTATTCGCAACCTCCGTGGCGTGCTCGTCGTCAGCGGTCACGTGTCCTGGGTGGACATCTTCGCGATCGGCGCGGTGATGCCGGGATCTTTCGTCGCGAAGGCCGAGATGATCAGCTGGCCCGGCCTGGGTGTCGCGGCGCGGCTGATGAAGGTCATCCCGATCGAGCGGGCGAGCCTGCGCCGGCTGCCCGAGGTCGTCGAGATGATCGCCGCTCGGCTGCACGCCGGGCAGACCGTGGTGGCGTTCCCCGAAGGCACCACGTGGTGCGGGCTGGCGTACGGCCGGTTCCGGCCCGCGATGTTTCAGGCCGCCGTCGACGCGGGCAGGCCGGTGCAACCGCTGCGGCTGCGCTACCAGCACCGCGACGGCACACCGTCGACCGTCGCCGCCTACGTCGGCGACGACACCCTGATCGCGTCGATCCGCCGCCTGGTGACCGCCCACCGCACGATCGTGGGTGTGCAAGTCGAGTCGCTGCAGTTGCCGGGAACCGATCGACGGGACCTCGCCGCGCGTTGCGAGGAGGCGGTCCGGGGAGATCTGGGACGACGGGCACACGGGCACGCACTGGTCGCCTGA
- a CDS encoding cysteine desulfurase family protein, translated as MTTDKSVYLDHAATTPMHPAAIEAMTTVLATVGNASSLHGTGRVARRRMEESRETLARLLGARPSEVVFTAGGTESDNLAVKGVFWARRDAEPRRRRIVTTAVEHHAVLDSVEWLAEHEGAEVTWLPTASDGSVSPAALRAAMQEHDDVALVSVMWANNEVGTIMPLAELAAVAAEFDVPMHSDAVQAIGQIPVDFTASGLSAMSITAHKFGGPTGVGALLLRRDTACVPLLHGGGQERDVRSGTPDVAGAVAMAAAAEVAIEGMETTSARVALLRDRLVDGVLASIDDVVLNGATGAQRLPGNAHFTFRGCEGDSLLMLLDARGIECSTGSACTAGVAQPSHVLTAMGADPASARGSLRLSLGHTSVEADVDAALDVLPTAVKRARQAALASSGVVE; from the coding sequence ATGACGACTGACAAGTCGGTCTACCTGGATCACGCCGCCACCACTCCGATGCATCCCGCTGCCATCGAGGCGATGACGACCGTGCTGGCGACCGTCGGAAACGCGTCGTCGCTGCACGGCACGGGCCGTGTCGCGCGCCGCCGGATGGAGGAGTCGCGCGAGACGCTGGCCAGGCTGCTCGGTGCGCGACCGTCCGAAGTGGTCTTCACCGCCGGCGGAACCGAGAGCGACAACCTGGCGGTCAAGGGCGTCTTCTGGGCGCGTCGGGACGCCGAACCCCGTCGCAGGCGCATCGTGACCACCGCGGTCGAGCATCACGCGGTCCTGGATTCCGTCGAATGGCTCGCCGAACACGAGGGCGCCGAGGTGACCTGGCTGCCCACCGCGTCCGACGGGTCTGTCTCGCCCGCCGCCCTGCGCGCAGCAATGCAGGAACACGACGACGTCGCGCTGGTGTCGGTGATGTGGGCCAACAACGAAGTCGGCACGATCATGCCGCTGGCCGAACTCGCCGCGGTGGCCGCCGAATTCGATGTACCGATGCACAGCGACGCCGTGCAGGCGATCGGGCAGATCCCGGTCGACTTCACCGCGAGCGGGCTGTCGGCGATGAGCATCACCGCGCACAAGTTCGGCGGCCCGACCGGAGTGGGCGCGCTGCTGCTGCGCCGCGACACGGCGTGCGTGCCGCTGCTGCACGGCGGCGGCCAGGAACGCGATGTCCGTTCGGGCACACCGGATGTCGCAGGCGCGGTGGCGATGGCGGCGGCCGCCGAAGTGGCGATCGAGGGCATGGAGACGACCAGTGCGCGGGTGGCCCTCCTGCGGGACCGGCTTGTCGACGGGGTGCTCGCGAGCATCGACGATGTCGTTCTCAACGGCGCGACGGGCGCGCAGCGACTGCCCGGCAACGCGCATTTCACCTTCCGCGGCTGCGAGGGCGACTCGCTGCTGATGCTGTTGGACGCCAGGGGAATCGAGTGCTCGACGGGCTCGGCGTGCACGGCCGGTGTGGCGCAACCCTCCCACGTGCTGACGGCGATGGGCGCCGATCCTGCCAGCGCCCGCGGGTCGTTGCGGCTGTCGCTCGGCCACACCAGCGTCGAAGCCGACGTCGACGCCGCGCTCGACGTGCTGCCAACAGCGGTGAAACGGGCGCGGCAAGCCGCGCTGGCCAGTTCGGGAGTTGTCGAGTAG
- the mnmA gene encoding tRNA 2-thiouridine(34) synthase MnmA: MRVLVAMSGGVDSSVAAARMVDAGHDVVGVHLALSATPGTLRTGSRGCCSKEDAGDARRVADILDIPFYVWDFADKFKEDVIDDFVSSYARGETPNPCVRCNERIKFSALSARALALGFDAVATGHYARLSEGRLRRAVDSDKDQSYVLGVLTAEQLRHALFPIGDTPKPQIREEAARRGLAVADKPDSHDICFIPSGDTRAFLGSRIGVRRGTVVDAGGTVLAEHDGVHGFTIGQRKGLGIAGPGADGRPRYVTSIDAETATVHVGALADLEVWTLTGEKPVFTSGAVLRRPLEGVVQVRAHGGIADAVAEARDGNLVADLRSPLHGVAPGQTMVLYRPDAGGDEVVASATIARSV; encoded by the coding sequence GTGCGGGTTCTTGTCGCGATGAGCGGAGGTGTCGACTCGTCGGTCGCCGCCGCCCGGATGGTCGACGCCGGTCACGACGTGGTGGGCGTGCACTTGGCGCTTTCGGCCACGCCGGGGACACTGCGCACTGGATCGCGGGGGTGCTGCTCGAAGGAAGACGCAGGCGATGCCCGCCGAGTCGCCGACATCCTCGACATCCCCTTCTACGTCTGGGATTTCGCCGACAAGTTCAAAGAGGACGTCATCGACGACTTCGTGTCGTCGTATGCGCGGGGCGAAACCCCAAACCCGTGCGTGCGGTGCAACGAGCGGATCAAGTTCTCGGCGTTGTCGGCCCGCGCACTCGCGCTGGGTTTCGACGCGGTCGCCACCGGGCACTACGCCCGGCTGTCGGAGGGCAGGCTGCGACGCGCCGTCGACAGCGACAAGGACCAGTCCTATGTCCTCGGCGTGCTGACCGCCGAGCAATTGCGCCACGCGCTGTTCCCGATCGGTGACACCCCCAAGCCGCAGATTCGCGAGGAGGCCGCTCGCCGCGGCCTGGCCGTCGCCGATAAGCCGGACAGCCACGACATCTGCTTCATCCCGTCCGGTGACACGAGGGCGTTTCTCGGCAGCCGCATAGGTGTGCGCCGCGGCACCGTCGTCGATGCGGGTGGAACGGTGCTCGCCGAACACGACGGCGTACACGGCTTCACCATCGGCCAGCGCAAGGGTCTTGGCATCGCCGGGCCGGGGGCCGACGGGCGACCGCGTTACGTGACGTCCATCGACGCCGAAACCGCGACCGTGCACGTGGGCGCCCTGGCCGACCTGGAGGTGTGGACGCTGACGGGCGAGAAACCCGTGTTCACCTCGGGCGCCGTGCTGCGGAGGCCGCTCGAGGGTGTGGTGCAGGTGCGGGCTCACGGCGGCATCGCCGACGCCGTCGCCGAGGCGCGCGACGGCAACCTCGTCGCCGATCTGCGGTCTCCGCTGCACGGCGTGGCGCCTGGCCAGACGATGGTTCTCTACCGTCCCGACGCCGGAGGCGACGAAGTGGTCGCGAGTGCCACGATCGCGCGCAGCGTCTAG
- a CDS encoding sensor domain-containing protein yields MSSAAGRLAVLCAVALLTGGCAQTIAGTATRTAPGIDDESRSPVDVESVMLDQAQMQAITGAGDALTIVPSMDGKIPVDVSDLMTGTPQECQWYFAETQTFGNEVEEFHKTTFQNPPDGGLISEGAAAYRDQETARHAFADLVGQVYDCGSTELGSTFIGEWTADADTLTMRSPGTCGRDYRLKNVVLVEVSFCVFPDSVPGIVMTNIIDKVPD; encoded by the coding sequence ATGTCCTCAGCGGCTGGCCGACTTGCGGTGCTGTGTGCTGTCGCGCTGTTGACCGGTGGCTGCGCACAGACCATCGCGGGCACGGCGACGCGGACGGCTCCTGGCATCGACGACGAATCGCGGTCGCCGGTGGATGTCGAGTCGGTGATGCTGGATCAGGCCCAGATGCAGGCGATCACGGGCGCAGGCGACGCCCTGACGATCGTGCCGAGCATGGACGGCAAGATCCCGGTCGATGTCAGCGACCTGATGACTGGAACACCGCAGGAGTGCCAGTGGTACTTCGCCGAGACGCAGACGTTCGGCAACGAGGTCGAAGAATTCCACAAGACGACATTCCAGAATCCGCCCGACGGCGGCCTCATCTCCGAGGGCGCTGCCGCATACCGCGACCAAGAGACCGCCCGGCACGCGTTCGCCGATCTCGTCGGACAGGTATATGACTGCGGCTCGACCGAACTCGGATCGACATTCATCGGCGAGTGGACCGCCGACGCGGACACGCTGACCATGCGCTCGCCGGGTACGTGCGGCCGCGACTATCGGCTCAAGAACGTTGTGCTGGTCGAGGTGTCCTTCTGCGTGTTCCCGGATTCGGTGCCCGGAATTGTCATGACGAACATCATCGACAAGGTGCCCGACTAG